A region of Liolophura sinensis isolate JHLJ2023 chromosome 8, CUHK_Ljap_v2, whole genome shotgun sequence DNA encodes the following proteins:
- the LOC135472563 gene encoding mitochondrial import inner membrane translocase subunit Tim9-like: MKTADDVHARNLKDFLQLYNVLTEQCFMNCISNFNQRKISADEMRCINLCTDRYVSFNQRLMRVFMEQQTSRQEAMIKEAEKLAGQGKITQASPTAMTDSAEK; encoded by the exons ATGAAAACTGCAGACGATGTACATGCGAGGAAT CTCAAAGACTTCCTTCAGTTGTATAATGTGCTGACAGAGCAATGCTTCATGAACTGTATCTCAAACTTCAACCAACGAAAAATATCAGCAGATGAG ATGCGGTGTATTAATCTGTGTACAGACAGATATGTGTCGTTTAACCAGCGGTTAATGCGGGTTTTCATGGAACAGCAAACCAGCAGACAAGAAGCCATGATAAAAGAGGCTGAGAAATTAGCAGGTCAAGGGAAGATAACCCAAGCATCTCCAACAGCAATGACTGATTCTGCAGAAAAATGA